In the Glycine max cultivar Williams 82 chromosome 6, Glycine_max_v4.0, whole genome shotgun sequence genome, CTTGTGTCAGGGCGCGCCACTGAAtcatgtatattttaaaattttgatttgatgagTATGCTTGAGTTATATTAAGCTAAATTTGCACAAGTTCGGGAGTAAAAGGCTAGTAAATTTGGTGGCAAATTTAGGGAAAATACAGGAGAGAATGCAAGTATATAAAGGTTAATTTAAGCTGCAGCAAAGGCAAAATGACAATGTAACCTaagtataattttaaagtaGTTTTTATGATATCATCAAGTCATTGGTTTAAGTATTATCAGACTTGATCTCCTTAAAAAGATTTTGAgtttattatgaatgaaaaaaatataattaattaagaaaagaaaagatttttgTTTGGGCCTACGGATACATTATGGGCTTCCATGATAATGGCTCCTATGACAAGGTGGTTGTTGCTTCTTGCACCCCAAAAATTGTTTTCTCcattactttgaattttttaatttaattttggactGGTCAATCTAGAATATAAAAGATGAAATCAatctgaaatataattttacgtTCTGAGTTCACCAATTTTTTGGTGCAGAAGGTCAAGTCCTACCTTACTCATTAGGGAGACTAACGAGTCAGTCTCAAGGGTGCCTAGTTAGTCCAAAAGGGGAAGGGATGACTTCCTGCGACCTTCACCCATTGAataggtaaaaaaaagaaacgtaTTGGATAGAATGCACTCACCGtatatatgtaacaaaaaattggTACATGATTAAAATTGGAAATGCCGTATCCATTGAGAAACTTTTCTTTCTTCGCAGACCACAAAAAATTCCCTCTAGTTATTATATAAGAAATCTTATCCATAGTAGAAGGTCCCAAGCTACTggcaaactaataataataacacccTCTTGTAAGTCTTGGCCATTCTATTCTATTAAAAGCaaccaccaaaaaaaataaaccttaGCTACTACGACCACAGCCTTTAGTCATGGCCACAAGTTGCTCCTACATGGTTTCCACCAAATTATCCATGCTAGGCTGgagtggaggaagaagaagagaagcgaGAAACCGGAGAGCATTCTTGGTCTCAGCTCAACAACAAAGTGATGTTCAGGAAGCAGAGAGCGTGAAGGTAGTAGAAGAGGAGAAGGAGCAAGAACAAGTGCAAACCCAAACACCAAAGCCAAAAGGAACAACACCAAGGCCAGTGGAACCTCAGTTGAATGTGAAGAGCAAGAACATGTTGAGGGAATATGGAGGGCAGTGGCTGAGCTGCGCCACTCGCCATGTGAGGATCTATGCAGCGTATATCGATCCGGTGACTTGTGAGTTTGATCAAACCCAGATGGATAAGCTCACCCTTATTCTTGATCCCACTGATGAGTTTGTGTGGAATCCTGAGACTTGCAACATGGTCTATTCTTACTTCCAGGAGCTTGTTGATCACTACGAGGTAGTACTTTCCttaaacacaatctaatttatttttcttttgatatgtGTTAGATTAATTAGTGTTTCTTACAATTACAAACAAGGTTTTAAAATCATCTCTGATTGTGATTTTTGGTTGTAGCATCAATGTTTTTAAGATGTTTGTGATACCAATGCTGTGACCAATATTGGCCAGAGtttttcacaatatatatataaaaaaataaaattgtgacgAAACCAAGATCCTGATcgcaatttaaaattttggccaAGCAAAATTAGTTAGAAGCCTGAAATTCTGAAAAGAGacaaagaatttaattaatggtAAAAAgcgaatttaattaaaatctcCTAAccgtgtaaattttttttttccttaccgtatcatctaataataatttatcgtgtatattaaaattatcgaCTCTTGTACTAATTACTAGTCATATCTAGATTGATGTCTAATGAGTTGGTAATGTATAAATCTTAATAGTTAccattataaaaatgaaactctagaaaatatataaaataaaattgatgtatATTTGGCTTTGGTTGACAGTTTCTAAAAATTCTACTCATGAGTCTAAATGGTAATCCAACAAGCTatggcaaaaaagaaaaaaaaaaagcattagaTTTTTGATATGTTCTTAAGATAGTTTTGTGTGTTGAAATACTAACCTGTGCTGATGCAAAGCAGGGTGCTCCATTGACAGAATACACACTTCGCCTGATTGGTTCAGACATAGAGCactatataagaaaaatgttatacGATGGGGTAATCAAGTATAACATGAATGCAAGGGTTCTGAATTTCAGCATGGGAAAGCCAAGGATCATGTTCAACAACAATGATATCCAACCTGAAGATGCAATTGAGAAATGATTTGTGAAATACACCAAGAAAAAGTGAGCAATCATTGGTGGTTTGCATATGATTGTTTTGTAAATTGTAAAAATCTCTA is a window encoding:
- the LOC100527195 gene encoding NAD(P)H-quinone oxidoreductase subunit M, chloroplastic-like (The RefSeq protein has 1 substitution compared to this genomic sequence) is translated as MATSCSYMVSTKLSMLGWSGGRRREARNRRAFLVSAQQQSDVQEAESVKVVEEEKEQEQVQTQTPKPKGTTPRPVEPQLNVKSKNMLREYGGQWLSCATRHVRIYAAYIDPVTCEFDQTQMDKLTLILDPTDEFVWNPETCNMVYSYFQELVDHYEGAPLTEYTLRLIGSDIEHYIRKMLYDGVIKYNMNARVLNFSMGKPKIMFNNNDIQPEDAIEK